A single window of Actinoallomurus bryophytorum DNA harbors:
- a CDS encoding serine/threonine-protein kinase produces the protein MPDGHPLLPGDPAELGGNRLLRRLGEGSQGVVYLGRDPSGEHVAIKLLHARMAENRGARERFIRELAAAKKVARFCTAQVLDADVAGDHPYIVSEYVEGRSLRSHISADGPRTGGALERLAIGTLTALAAIHKAGIVHRDFTPHNVLVGPDGPRVIDFGIARALGAVRLEDTNTVGTPAYMSPEQVSSREVGPPADMFAWGSTIVFAGTGRPPFGNESVHAVMERIMHAEPDVSALPEPLRSVVTACLSKDPAQRPTAQQAQASLLGHEATEALMPPPAFGASPADAASGAAETPPAAVTAHGGEAGEPAPDGPWVVHTPAGGDASHDTAAAMPHGARPPAPGTGGSATRHEPAGRPWVATAEGGPSAQTVAGPAGPAGPAGPAGAPAATRQPAPATPPAGLNPGPQDQDVRDRPSRPAARGGVVRAAGSGSSATTGGPGSAGGRPSTPGSGPSADRPAADGAGRQAPRAERSPSGSVLTPAATSVAAPAGRRRLGWAILAGAAVIVVGAVVAVPLWPDSGDAARAAPQAHAATAPTTPPPPTPSPSVTHGPQLNGIRSGAPKPPKKHAKPPAKGCRDYQRAYSVAGAGSVLLKTSVCRGAYTGSVVLGDTAPKDGWDVCLQLRGHVKGPGAVYVSTTLTSRNGGTQSFDNGPKTRYGAKTTRTQDQVTVNVGRCKGSGAGIQTSWQTQDQLAAG, from the coding sequence ATGCCCGACGGCCATCCGCTGCTACCGGGTGACCCGGCCGAGCTCGGCGGCAACCGGCTCCTCCGGCGACTCGGCGAGGGCAGCCAGGGGGTCGTCTACCTCGGCCGCGACCCCTCGGGCGAGCACGTGGCGATCAAGCTGCTGCACGCACGGATGGCCGAGAACCGCGGTGCGCGCGAGCGGTTCATACGCGAGCTGGCCGCCGCCAAGAAGGTGGCGCGCTTCTGTACGGCGCAGGTGCTGGACGCCGACGTCGCCGGCGACCATCCCTACATCGTCAGCGAGTACGTCGAGGGGCGCTCCCTCCGGTCCCACATCAGCGCCGACGGCCCGCGTACGGGCGGCGCGCTCGAACGTCTGGCGATCGGCACGCTGACCGCGCTCGCCGCGATCCACAAGGCGGGCATCGTCCACCGCGACTTCACCCCGCACAACGTCCTGGTGGGCCCGGACGGGCCACGGGTCATCGACTTCGGCATCGCCCGCGCCCTGGGCGCCGTGCGCCTCGAGGACACCAACACGGTCGGTACGCCGGCGTACATGTCGCCGGAACAGGTCTCCAGCCGCGAGGTCGGCCCGCCCGCCGACATGTTCGCCTGGGGATCGACGATCGTGTTCGCCGGCACCGGCCGCCCGCCGTTCGGCAACGAGTCCGTGCACGCCGTGATGGAACGCATCATGCACGCCGAGCCGGACGTGTCGGCGCTGCCGGAGCCCCTGCGCTCGGTCGTGACGGCGTGCCTGTCCAAGGACCCCGCCCAGCGGCCGACCGCGCAGCAGGCCCAGGCGAGCCTGCTGGGCCACGAGGCCACGGAGGCCCTGATGCCTCCCCCGGCGTTCGGCGCGTCCCCGGCCGACGCTGCCTCCGGCGCCGCCGAAACGCCGCCGGCCGCCGTGACGGCGCACGGCGGTGAGGCCGGCGAGCCTGCGCCGGACGGACCCTGGGTGGTGCACACCCCCGCCGGAGGCGACGCCTCCCACGACACGGCCGCCGCCATGCCGCACGGGGCGCGGCCTCCCGCCCCCGGCACGGGCGGGTCGGCGACCAGGCACGAACCGGCCGGCCGGCCCTGGGTCGCGACGGCCGAAGGCGGCCCTTCCGCACAGACGGTGGCCGGGCCCGCCGGGCCCGCCGGGCCCGCCGGGCCCGCCGGTGCGCCGGCGGCGACGCGACAGCCCGCCCCGGCGACGCCACCGGCCGGGCTGAACCCCGGTCCCCAGGATCAGGACGTACGCGACCGGCCCTCTCGGCCGGCGGCCCGAGGCGGAGTCGTACGCGCCGCGGGGAGCGGCTCGTCCGCCACCACGGGCGGCCCCGGCTCCGCAGGAGGCCGCCCCTCCACCCCGGGGAGCGGCCCCTCCGCCGACCGGCCGGCGGCCGACGGCGCGGGCCGCCAGGCACCGCGGGCCGAGCGGTCACCCAGCGGGTCCGTTCTCACGCCCGCGGCCACCTCCGTCGCCGCCCCCGCCGGCAGGCGGCGGCTCGGCTGGGCGATCCTGGCGGGTGCCGCCGTCATCGTCGTCGGCGCCGTCGTGGCCGTCCCCCTCTGGCCCGACAGCGGCGACGCCGCCAGAGCGGCGCCGCAGGCGCATGCGGCGACCGCCCCCACGACGCCTCCGCCGCCCACTCCGTCGCCGTCCGTGACCCACGGCCCGCAGCTGAACGGCATCCGGTCGGGCGCCCCCAAGCCGCCCAAGAAGCACGCGAAGCCCCCCGCCAAGGGCTGCCGCGACTACCAGCGCGCGTACAGCGTGGCCGGCGCCGGCTCCGTACTCCTCAAGACGTCGGTCTGCCGCGGCGCCTACACCGGCAGCGTCGTCCTCGGGGACACGGCGCCGAAGGACGGCTGGGACGTCTGCCTCCAGCTCCGTGGCCACGTCAAGGGCCCTGGCGCGGTGTACGTGAGCACCACCCTGACCTCGCGGAACGGCGGCACGCAGAGCTTCGACAACGGCCCGAAGACCCGCTACGGCGCCAAGACCACCCGTACGCAGGACCAGGTCACGGTCAACGTCGGCCGGTGCAAAGGCTCGGGCGCCGGGATCCAGACGTCCTGGCAGACCCAGGACCAGCTCGCCGCCGGATAG
- a CDS encoding DUF6069 family protein, translating into MTTTLTRSAAPGLRRHACAVGGAVLATALLWAAARGLGVELHVGPGGGRPAQAVGLPLVAGVTLVVSLLASATRAGLDRLTGRAPALWTGSAVIVMLVSFVPVLYVDASDGAKATLASMHLVVAAVLVPLLGRRNGDRTAPYLDRPET; encoded by the coding sequence ATGACCACCACCCTCACCCGCTCGGCCGCCCCGGGCCTCCGCCGCCACGCCTGCGCGGTCGGCGGTGCCGTCCTGGCCACGGCCCTGCTGTGGGCTGCCGCCCGCGGTCTGGGCGTGGAACTTCACGTCGGTCCCGGCGGCGGACGCCCGGCCCAGGCCGTCGGCCTGCCTCTCGTCGCCGGCGTAACGCTCGTCGTCTCCCTGCTCGCCTCGGCGACGCGAGCGGGGCTGGATCGGCTGACCGGCCGGGCTCCGGCCCTCTGGACCGGATCGGCCGTCATCGTGATGCTTGTGTCGTTCGTGCCCGTGCTCTACGTCGATGCATCCGACGGCGCCAAGGCCACGCTGGCGTCGATGCACCTGGTCGTCGCCGCCGTACTCGTTCCGCTCCTGGGCCGCCGAAATGGTGACCGCACCGCGCCGTACCTCGACCGTCCGGAAACGTGA
- a CDS encoding glycoside hydrolase family 13 protein, protein MPETWWRGAAIYQVYLRSFADGNGDGLGDLAGLRSRLAYLSALGIDAIWLNPWYPSPMSDGGYDVADYRNIEPIFGTLAEAEKLIQEAHDLNIKIIIDVVPNHSSDQNAWFQEALAAGPGSEARERFWFRPGKDGGPPNDWQSIFGGPAWTQVPDGEWYLHLFAPEQPDFNWNSDAVREEFLDVLRFWYDRGVDGIRIDSAAVLIKDPDAEPDGLDPYTDRDAVHDVYREWRRVSDTYSGRFLIGEVWLPDQERFARYLRPDELHTAFNFDFLSCPWEPSALRRVIDTTLATHEPIGAPPTWVLSNHDVTRPVTRYGRADTSFTHDDRKHGMPSDRELGIRRARAAALLAMALPGGVYVYQGEELGLPEVEDIPDALLQDPIWARSGHTDRGRDGCRVPVPWSGDAPPYGYGGDPWLPQPPDWQELTVEAEEHDASSMLNLYRTALRIRRDRLGDGTITWVPLGDEVLAFARESGLTCVVNLGQEPVRLPDHQQICLASGPVDGGLLPSDTAVWLI, encoded by the coding sequence ATGCCTGAAACGTGGTGGCGGGGAGCCGCGATCTACCAGGTCTATCTGCGGAGCTTCGCCGACGGTAACGGTGACGGCCTCGGCGACCTGGCCGGACTGCGCAGTCGTCTGGCCTATCTGTCGGCTCTCGGGATCGACGCCATCTGGCTCAACCCCTGGTATCCCTCGCCGATGTCGGACGGAGGGTACGACGTCGCGGACTACCGGAACATCGAACCCATCTTCGGCACGCTCGCCGAGGCGGAGAAGCTGATCCAGGAGGCCCACGACCTCAACATCAAGATCATCATCGACGTCGTGCCGAACCACTCCTCGGACCAGAACGCGTGGTTCCAGGAGGCGCTCGCGGCCGGTCCCGGCTCGGAGGCCCGGGAGCGGTTCTGGTTCCGGCCCGGCAAGGACGGGGGGCCGCCGAACGACTGGCAGTCCATCTTCGGCGGCCCCGCCTGGACGCAGGTCCCGGATGGTGAGTGGTATCTCCACCTGTTCGCACCCGAGCAGCCCGACTTCAACTGGAACAGCGACGCCGTACGCGAGGAGTTCCTCGACGTCCTGCGGTTCTGGTACGACCGGGGCGTGGACGGCATCCGGATCGACTCGGCGGCCGTGCTCATCAAGGACCCGGACGCCGAACCGGACGGGCTCGACCCGTACACCGACCGCGACGCCGTCCACGACGTCTACCGCGAGTGGCGCCGCGTGTCCGACACGTACTCCGGCCGCTTCCTGATCGGCGAGGTCTGGCTGCCGGACCAGGAGAGGTTCGCCCGGTACCTGAGGCCGGACGAGCTGCACACGGCGTTCAACTTCGACTTCCTTTCCTGCCCCTGGGAACCCTCCGCGCTGCGCCGGGTGATCGACACCACGCTCGCCACCCACGAGCCGATCGGGGCACCGCCCACGTGGGTGCTGTCCAACCACGACGTCACCCGGCCCGTCACGAGGTACGGGCGGGCGGACACCTCCTTCACCCACGACGACCGCAAGCACGGGATGCCCTCGGACCGCGAACTCGGCATCCGGCGGGCGCGGGCGGCGGCCCTGCTCGCCATGGCGCTGCCCGGCGGCGTGTACGTCTACCAGGGCGAGGAGCTCGGCCTGCCGGAGGTCGAGGACATCCCGGACGCGCTGCTGCAGGACCCGATCTGGGCCAGGTCGGGCCACACCGACCGGGGCCGCGACGGCTGCCGGGTGCCGGTGCCGTGGTCCGGCGACGCGCCGCCCTACGGATACGGCGGCGACCCCTGGCTGCCGCAGCCTCCGGACTGGCAGGAGCTCACCGTCGAGGCGGAGGAACACGACGCGTCCTCGATGCTCAACCTGTACCGCACGGCCCTGCGGATCCGCCGCGACCGGCTCGGCGACGGCACGATCACCTGGGTCCCGCTCGGCGACGAGGTGCTCGCCTTCGCCCGCGAATCGGGCCTGACGTGCGTGGTCAACCTCGGCCAGGAGCCGGTACGCCTGCCGGATCACCAGCAGATCTGCCTGGCCAGCGGCCCGGTCGACGGTGGCCTGCTGCCCTCCGACACCGCGGTCTGGCTGATCTGA
- a CDS encoding helix-turn-helix transcriptional regulator has protein sequence MARRVSCPTLIGRTAELARLDAALAQARSGSSVLLFASGDAGIGKSRLVETFAARAREHDAIVFSGSCLDLAEGAAPYAPFVAALRPLADELSGDELAHVLGEARHELGALLPELCGRPPSRKDRTERGRLYELALGLFRRMAALHPAVLILEDLHWIDPASADLLAMLGGNLRRAGLVIVGTYRSDEVSRDHPLHGTVLELERSGRAERIELGGLNVDEVTAQVTGILGTEPATRQTRSLFDRSEGNPFFVEELLAAGPTSSTLTASLRDVLLTRVERLSPETGRVLRAVATIGRGGDESLIATVTGLNPDELEFALKEAVAHRLLVVTGDGYDVRHALLREALDADLLPGQRNRLHLAVAEALESQNVPAESARHWYAAGDRPRALAGFVAAAGAASATNAWAVALAHYERALRLWPDVADAEARCGVDHAELLRRAAEVAMAEGEADRAIELTQRAMAEVDPGTAPLRAAGLRILMGRIQWVAGDVAAACASYDDAVALLPAEASTRERAQVRALQGHAFMLQSRYTDAVDCCREAIAVAVAVGARDLEGHARNTLGVGLTMIGETDEGLAELASALRIAKSREDSWELGRTYVNFSDALLWTGRWAEAAEIGMEGVHVCRGLGYGRTTCMCAAGNTLAALLRLGRWPDADRLVDEVNDIDAPPGQRWGVTLAMAELDLRRGRLEGARGHLETVAGAAMRSDGKELVSSYRACAAWLAVSEGDYEASREHVRVGLSLIRGSEYTRIGPQLCSIGLCAEAALNGDPEELLKECREFLSGLAGSPEPEAYGLHAEAEATRLAAPNPSAWQAAITAWEGLGEPYHVAYCRFRAAEALLAVKGSRAEALTLLRSAHETVVRLGAVSLLNKIEALSRRGRLELVRSRDTMPGLTAREGEILALLSDGRTNRQIAEALFISERTVGVHVSRILHKLGVPNRGAAAHLFRDFSL, from the coding sequence GTGGCCCGGCGAGTTTCGTGCCCAACCCTTATAGGCCGGACTGCGGAGCTGGCCAGGCTGGATGCCGCCCTGGCGCAGGCGCGGTCCGGCTCTTCCGTGCTGCTCTTCGCCTCCGGCGACGCGGGCATCGGCAAGTCCCGGCTGGTGGAGACGTTCGCCGCCCGTGCCAGGGAGCACGACGCGATCGTCTTCTCCGGATCCTGCCTTGACCTGGCCGAAGGCGCCGCCCCGTACGCTCCGTTCGTCGCCGCGCTGCGGCCGCTGGCCGACGAGCTCAGCGGTGACGAGCTCGCCCACGTCCTCGGCGAGGCACGGCACGAGCTCGGCGCCCTCCTGCCCGAGCTGTGCGGACGGCCGCCGAGCCGTAAGGACCGTACCGAGCGCGGCCGGCTGTACGAGCTGGCCCTCGGGCTGTTCCGGCGCATGGCCGCGCTGCACCCCGCCGTGCTGATCCTGGAGGACCTGCACTGGATCGACCCCGCCTCGGCCGACCTGCTCGCGATGCTCGGCGGCAACCTCCGCCGCGCCGGCCTGGTGATCGTCGGGACGTACCGCAGCGATGAGGTGTCGCGTGACCATCCGCTGCACGGCACGGTGCTGGAGCTGGAGCGCTCCGGCCGCGCGGAACGCATCGAGCTGGGCGGTCTGAACGTGGACGAGGTGACCGCCCAGGTCACCGGCATCCTCGGCACCGAGCCGGCGACTCGTCAGACCCGGTCACTGTTCGACCGGTCGGAGGGCAACCCGTTCTTCGTCGAGGAGCTCCTGGCGGCGGGGCCGACGAGCAGCACGCTCACCGCCAGCCTGCGGGACGTGCTGCTGACCCGTGTCGAACGGCTCAGTCCCGAGACCGGCCGCGTGCTGCGCGCCGTGGCGACGATCGGCCGCGGCGGTGACGAGAGCCTGATCGCCACGGTGACCGGCCTGAACCCGGACGAGCTGGAGTTCGCGCTGAAGGAGGCGGTCGCGCACCGGCTGCTCGTCGTCACCGGCGACGGCTACGACGTACGCCACGCGCTCCTGCGGGAGGCGCTCGACGCGGACCTGCTGCCGGGCCAGCGGAACCGGCTGCACCTGGCGGTCGCCGAGGCGCTGGAAAGCCAGAACGTCCCGGCCGAGTCGGCCCGCCACTGGTACGCCGCCGGAGACCGGCCGCGCGCGCTCGCCGGATTCGTGGCGGCCGCGGGCGCCGCCTCGGCGACCAACGCCTGGGCCGTCGCGCTCGCCCACTACGAGCGGGCGCTGCGGCTGTGGCCGGATGTGGCCGACGCGGAGGCGCGCTGCGGGGTCGACCACGCCGAGCTCCTGCGACGCGCCGCCGAGGTGGCGATGGCCGAGGGGGAGGCGGACCGCGCCATCGAGCTGACCCAGAGGGCGATGGCCGAGGTGGACCCGGGCACCGCGCCGCTGCGCGCGGCGGGACTGCGGATCCTCATGGGCCGGATCCAGTGGGTGGCCGGCGACGTGGCGGCCGCGTGCGCCTCCTACGACGATGCGGTCGCGCTGCTGCCGGCCGAGGCGTCGACCCGCGAGCGCGCCCAGGTACGTGCCCTGCAGGGGCACGCCTTCATGCTGCAGAGCCGCTACACCGATGCCGTCGACTGCTGCCGGGAGGCCATCGCCGTCGCGGTCGCCGTGGGCGCGCGTGACCTCGAAGGGCATGCCCGCAACACGCTCGGGGTCGGCCTCACGATGATCGGCGAGACCGACGAAGGCCTAGCCGAACTCGCCAGCGCGCTGCGGATCGCCAAGTCGCGCGAGGACAGCTGGGAGCTGGGCCGCACCTACGTCAACTTCTCCGACGCGCTGCTGTGGACCGGCCGCTGGGCGGAGGCCGCGGAGATCGGCATGGAGGGCGTGCACGTCTGCCGCGGCCTCGGCTACGGGCGCACGACCTGCATGTGTGCGGCCGGCAACACTCTCGCGGCGCTGCTGCGCCTCGGCCGATGGCCGGACGCGGACCGGCTCGTCGACGAGGTGAACGACATCGACGCGCCTCCGGGCCAGCGCTGGGGGGTCACCCTGGCCATGGCCGAGCTGGACCTGCGCCGGGGCCGCCTGGAGGGAGCGCGAGGACACCTGGAGACCGTGGCGGGCGCGGCCATGCGCTCGGACGGCAAGGAGCTGGTCAGCTCGTACCGCGCCTGCGCGGCCTGGCTGGCGGTCTCCGAAGGCGACTACGAAGCGTCGCGCGAGCACGTACGTGTCGGCCTGTCGCTGATCCGCGGCAGTGAGTACACCCGCATCGGCCCTCAGCTGTGCTCGATCGGCCTGTGCGCCGAGGCGGCGCTGAACGGCGATCCCGAGGAGCTCCTCAAGGAGTGCCGGGAGTTCCTGAGCGGCCTGGCGGGATCGCCCGAGCCCGAGGCGTACGGCCTGCACGCCGAGGCCGAGGCGACGCGGCTCGCGGCCCCGAACCCCAGCGCCTGGCAGGCCGCCATCACCGCGTGGGAGGGGCTCGGGGAGCCGTATCACGTCGCGTACTGCCGGTTCCGCGCCGCCGAGGCCCTCCTCGCGGTGAAGGGCTCACGCGCCGAGGCGCTGACCCTGCTGCGCTCGGCCCACGAGACGGTCGTGCGGCTGGGCGCGGTCAGCCTGCTGAACAAGATCGAGGCTCTGTCCCGCCGCGGCCGCCTGGAGCTCGTACGGTCCAGGGACACGATGCCGGGCCTGACCGCGCGGGAGGGGGAGATCCTCGCCCTGCTGAGCGACGGGCGCACGAACCGGCAGATCGCCGAGGCGCTGTTCATCAGCGAGCGCACGGTCGGCGTGCACGTGTCGCGGATCCTGCACAAGCTCGGCGTCCCCAACCGCGGCGCCGCGGCGCATCTTTTCAGGGACTTCTCGCTCTAG
- a CDS encoding MDR family MFS transporter: protein MSASPAAPATASAGTPRNVRWVLFGVMLAMLLSMLDNMVVGTAMPTIVGDLGGLEHISWVVIAYTMVTAVTTPIWGKFGDLFGRKPMYLVSIAVFIAGSAICGAAQSMSELIAFRALQGIGAGGIGAGAFALIAALVPPRERGRYQGMTASVMAIGTIGGPLLGGFITGHWGWRWAFFINLPLGLLALVWLGRMLHVPARRIRARIDWPGIALLTAAIGAIVLAATWAGTTYAWGSWQILILGTVTVLGLALFVLAERRAAEPVLPLTIFTGHRNFPLATILLLAAGVAVFGTGLYLPLFQQTVQDASAANSGLLLLPLMIPVVIVSTIAGKVMSATGRYKVFPVLGAGFLTVGLGLLATMGTGTSRVLTCTYMVLVGTGLGLTQQMAGTIAQNSVDMRDMGAAMSSVTLFRTLGGSLGVAVFGSLFTRAVHSHLPGDGTETDAHTLAHLPAGAKDAYLNAVTSGTHQIFLTGAILCAAAFVAALCVIETPLRKAGPPAGTDKTPVTARTPAATP from the coding sequence ATGTCCGCGTCCCCCGCCGCCCCCGCGACAGCCTCTGCCGGCACGCCCAGGAACGTTCGCTGGGTGCTGTTCGGCGTCATGCTCGCGATGCTGCTGTCGATGCTCGACAACATGGTCGTCGGCACCGCGATGCCCACGATCGTCGGCGATCTCGGCGGTCTGGAGCACATCTCCTGGGTGGTGATCGCCTACACCATGGTCACCGCCGTGACCACGCCGATCTGGGGCAAGTTCGGCGACCTGTTCGGCCGCAAACCCATGTACCTGGTCTCGATCGCCGTGTTCATCGCCGGCTCCGCGATCTGCGGCGCCGCCCAGTCCATGTCCGAGCTGATCGCCTTCCGCGCGCTGCAGGGCATCGGCGCGGGCGGTATCGGCGCGGGCGCCTTCGCCCTCATCGCCGCTCTCGTGCCGCCGCGCGAACGCGGCAGGTACCAGGGCATGACCGCCTCCGTCATGGCGATCGGCACCATCGGCGGCCCGCTGCTCGGCGGCTTCATCACCGGGCACTGGGGCTGGCGCTGGGCCTTCTTCATCAACCTGCCGCTCGGCCTGCTCGCCCTGGTGTGGCTGGGGCGGATGCTGCACGTGCCCGCCCGGCGCATCAGGGCAAGGATCGACTGGCCGGGCATCGCCCTGCTGACCGCCGCGATCGGCGCGATCGTGCTGGCCGCGACCTGGGCGGGCACCACCTACGCGTGGGGCTCCTGGCAGATCCTCATCCTGGGCACCGTCACCGTGCTCGGGCTCGCCCTGTTCGTCCTCGCGGAACGGCGGGCCGCGGAACCCGTGCTGCCGCTGACGATCTTCACCGGCCACCGCAACTTCCCGCTGGCCACCATCCTGCTCCTGGCCGCCGGAGTGGCCGTGTTCGGTACCGGCCTCTACCTGCCGCTGTTCCAGCAGACCGTCCAGGACGCCTCGGCCGCCAACTCCGGCCTTCTGCTGCTGCCCCTGATGATCCCCGTCGTGATCGTCTCCACCATCGCGGGCAAGGTCATGTCCGCCACCGGTAGGTACAAGGTCTTCCCGGTCCTGGGCGCCGGCTTCCTCACCGTCGGCCTCGGACTGCTCGCGACCATGGGGACCGGCACGTCCCGCGTCCTGACCTGCACATACATGGTCCTCGTGGGCACCGGGCTCGGTCTCACCCAGCAGATGGCCGGCACCATCGCCCAGAACAGTGTCGACATGCGCGACATGGGCGCCGCCATGAGCTCGGTCACCCTCTTCCGTACCCTGGGCGGTTCCCTCGGCGTCGCGGTCTTCGGCTCCCTGTTCACCCGCGCCGTCCACAGCCACCTGCCCGGCGACGGCACCGAGACCGACGCGCACACACTGGCTCACCTGCCCGCCGGGGCCAAGGATGCCTACCTGAACGCGGTCACCAGCGGTACCCACCAGATCTTCCTCACCGGGGCGATCCTGTGCGCGGCCGCGTTCGTCGCGGCGCTGTGCGTCATCGAGACTCCACTCCGCAAGGCAGGCCCACCGGCCGGCACCGACAAGACCCCGGTGACGGCCAGGACACCGGCGGCAACCCCCTGA
- a CDS encoding sigma-70 family RNA polymerase sigma factor — translation MPGEDALERARAGDGRAFRELTEPYRREIQMHCYRILGSVQDAEDLLQETLLAAWRGLGGFEGRSSLRSWLYRIATNRCLNALRDGARRSGERPAISPEVSLPEPTRRGDPSWLEPYPDALIEDLPDGSPGPEARYESRESVSLAFLAALQHLPPRQRAVLVLRDVLGFRAAEVAGMLEGSESSVASALYRARATLATRLPAADRDHAPLPDTARERKIVEDFSLAFESGDVDAILALLTDDVWLTMPPLPLEYQGLAATGHFLSTVALREGRRYRLVPTRANGQPAFGAYVLDPGTPIAHAHGLIVLTLSGERICALTRFLDNGLLPRFGLPRALRPLR, via the coding sequence ATGCCGGGCGAGGACGCACTCGAGCGGGCGCGGGCCGGCGACGGGCGGGCGTTCCGTGAGCTCACCGAGCCGTACCGGCGTGAGATCCAGATGCACTGCTACCGCATCCTGGGCTCGGTCCAGGACGCCGAGGACCTGCTTCAGGAGACCCTCCTGGCCGCCTGGCGCGGGCTCGGAGGATTCGAGGGGCGATCGTCGCTGCGCTCCTGGTTGTACCGGATCGCGACCAACCGCTGCCTGAACGCCCTGCGCGACGGCGCCCGCCGGTCCGGCGAACGACCGGCGATCTCTCCGGAGGTCTCCTTGCCCGAGCCCACACGCCGCGGTGACCCCAGCTGGCTCGAGCCCTACCCGGACGCCTTGATCGAGGACCTGCCGGACGGGTCGCCGGGCCCGGAGGCGCGCTACGAGAGCAGGGAGTCGGTCTCCCTGGCGTTCCTCGCCGCCCTGCAGCACCTGCCGCCGCGGCAGCGGGCGGTGCTGGTCCTGCGGGACGTGCTCGGCTTCCGTGCGGCCGAGGTCGCCGGCATGCTGGAGGGCAGTGAGAGCTCCGTCGCGAGCGCGCTGTACCGGGCGCGCGCGACGCTCGCGACCCGCCTGCCCGCGGCCGACCGCGACCACGCGCCGCTGCCGGACACGGCGCGCGAGCGGAAGATCGTCGAGGATTTCTCCCTGGCCTTCGAGAGCGGTGACGTCGACGCGATCCTCGCCCTGCTCACCGACGACGTGTGGCTGACCATGCCGCCGCTGCCGCTGGAGTACCAGGGGCTCGCGGCGACGGGCCACTTCCTGTCGACGGTCGCGCTGCGGGAGGGCCGCCGGTACCGCCTGGTGCCCACGCGGGCCAACGGTCAGCCCGCGTTCGGCGCGTACGTGCTCGACCCGGGGACGCCGATCGCGCACGCCCACGGACTGATCGTTCTCACGCTGTCCGGTGAGCGGATCTGCGCGCTCACGCGGTTCCTGGACAACGGGCTGCTCCCGAGGTTCGGCCTGCCGCGCGCGTTGCGCCCCCTACGTTGA
- a CDS encoding class I SAM-dependent methyltransferase, whose translation MVGPVQVHPQNGAAFADVCETQLRPLYIASIGALDPRPGTRLLHVGCGTGAALALAAQNGAEVTGLDASVELLKVARERLPDAELRVADAAELPYDRGCFDQVIAFDAIQYVEPPAVAVGELARVTRPGGSVAIGLWHNWSGREASAFLNAVRGLVPPGSPSSQPVRDLARLREVMVEAGLDVYAFAEVIRRYDFASLDAAWKSMTSSPNVARAIEVIGHEAAHEVFVATFGNQQRPDGSIQQENLFQYAVGRATS comes from the coding sequence ATGGTGGGTCCCGTGCAGGTCCATCCGCAGAACGGCGCTGCCTTCGCCGACGTCTGCGAGACACAGCTCCGCCCGCTCTACATCGCCTCGATCGGCGCGCTCGATCCTCGACCGGGGACCCGCTTGCTGCACGTCGGCTGCGGTACCGGTGCGGCGCTGGCGCTCGCGGCCCAGAACGGTGCCGAGGTCACGGGCCTGGACGCGTCGGTCGAACTCCTGAAAGTCGCCCGCGAACGCCTGCCGGACGCCGAGCTGCGCGTGGCGGACGCCGCCGAGCTGCCCTACGACCGCGGCTGCTTCGACCAGGTGATCGCCTTCGACGCCATCCAGTACGTGGAGCCTCCGGCGGTGGCCGTGGGCGAGCTGGCCCGCGTCACCCGGCCCGGCGGGTCGGTGGCGATCGGCCTGTGGCACAACTGGTCCGGCCGCGAGGCGAGCGCCTTCCTCAACGCCGTACGCGGTCTGGTGCCCCCCGGCTCGCCGAGCTCCCAGCCGGTACGCGACCTGGCCCGCCTGCGCGAGGTGATGGTGGAGGCCGGACTCGACGTGTACGCCTTCGCCGAGGTCATCCGCAGGTACGACTTCGCCTCGCTCGACGCCGCGTGGAAGTCGATGACGTCCTCACCGAACGTGGCGCGTGCGATCGAGGTCATCGGGCACGAGGCGGCACACGAGGTCTTCGTGGCCACCTTCGGCAACCAGCAGCGGCCGGACGGGTCCATCCAGCAGGAGAACCTCTTCCAGTACGCGGTCGGGCGCGCGACCAGCTGA
- a CDS encoding TetR/AcrR family transcriptional regulator, translating into MGATQIREPQPQGRRERKKAATRKAIADAALRLFLERGYDDVGIREIADAADVSTATLFKHFPSKEALVFDMDTDREASLRDAVQKRPEKQSILAALRDYVLARADISQDAEMARFLELIRSTPALSEYAHRMWMRHEGALTEAITEASGAPPEDPVCGALAHFVLETTALARTSGDPRTAVESAFDLLEHGWNATGSGV; encoded by the coding sequence ATGGGAGCGACACAGATCCGGGAACCGCAGCCACAGGGACGCCGTGAGCGCAAGAAGGCGGCGACACGCAAGGCCATCGCCGACGCGGCACTGCGCCTGTTCCTGGAGCGCGGCTACGACGACGTGGGGATCCGCGAGATCGCCGACGCCGCCGACGTCTCGACCGCCACGCTCTTCAAGCACTTCCCCAGCAAGGAGGCACTCGTCTTCGACATGGACACCGACCGGGAGGCCAGCCTGCGCGACGCCGTCCAGAAGCGGCCTGAGAAACAGTCGATCCTGGCCGCGCTCAGGGACTACGTGCTGGCCAGAGCGGACATCTCCCAGGATGCGGAGATGGCGCGGTTCCTCGAGCTCATCCGCTCGACCCCGGCATTGAGCGAGTACGCCCACCGCATGTGGATGCGGCACGAGGGCGCGCTCACCGAGGCCATCACCGAGGCGAGCGGCGCTCCGCCAGAGGATCCCGTCTGTGGGGCACTGGCCCACTTCGTCCTGGAGACCACCGCCCTCGCCCGTACGAGCGGCGATCCCCGCACGGCCGTCGAGAGCGCCTTCGACCTCCTGGAACACGGCTGGAACGCCACCGGGTCAGGCGTCTGA